In Methanococcoides sp. LMO-2, one DNA window encodes the following:
- a CDS encoding elongation factor 1-beta, translating into MGEVAATMKIMPEGVDTDLDDLKNKLEAALPEGSSVYGSEIEPVAFGLKALKMVVLVGDLEGGTESVEEAFAAVPGVESVQVTDLGRPV; encoded by the coding sequence ATGGGAGAAGTAGCAGCAACAATGAAGATAATGCCAGAGGGCGTTGACACAGATCTGGATGACCTGAAGAACAAACTCGAAGCAGCACTGCCAGAAGGCTCATCCGTCTACGGATCAGAGATCGAGCCTGTTGCATTCGGTCTGAAAGCACTTAAGATGGTAGTCCTTGTAGGCGACCTTGAAGGCGGCACCGAGTCTGTTGAAGAGGCTTTTGCAGCAGTTCCTGGCGTAGAGAGTGTACAGGTTACCGATCTGGGCAGACCTGTATAA
- the thiI gene encoding tRNA uracil 4-sulfurtransferase ThiI, producing MYDVVIVRYGELALKSQGVRNLYERILVRNIEAMLKQENVSFSRVYREWGRIFIESDDPDAAKAAADVFGVVSTSSAIMVEADVDVAANVCADIGADLIKDGESFGIRARRSGKTGLSSTDIGRLCGDAVWQRLESLGRTPKVDLSDPDHEIFVEMRQNRAYVFTDTVKGVGGLPLGTQGKMIVLMSGGIDSPVAAWLMMRRGVKIIPVYANNAPFSDDRALDRAVKCVEVLQRWSPADPIKMYDVPHGSNLDTFLTLCNKKNTCLLCKRTMYRMAYEIMKKEGADGIITGSSIGQVASQTAPNMHAEIYGLGIPLYHPLIGLDKTEIIDLARRIGTYDISIMPTSGCGAVPDHPEINAKFDLIVREEEKLDIEDMVQEAVTNAKSFFVKEK from the coding sequence ATGTATGATGTGGTCATTGTAAGGTATGGTGAACTGGCTCTCAAGAGTCAGGGTGTCAGGAACCTGTACGAAAGGATACTGGTCCGCAATATTGAAGCCATGCTGAAGCAGGAAAATGTATCGTTCTCAAGGGTCTATCGGGAATGGGGGCGAATTTTCATAGAGTCTGATGATCCTGATGCTGCAAAGGCAGCAGCAGATGTCTTTGGGGTTGTGTCCACATCTTCCGCTATAATGGTCGAAGCCGATGTTGATGTTGCTGCAAATGTATGTGCTGATATTGGTGCCGATCTAATCAAAGATGGTGAATCATTTGGCATCCGTGCACGCCGGTCAGGTAAAACCGGTCTCTCTTCCACGGACATTGGTCGTCTTTGTGGGGATGCAGTGTGGCAACGTCTGGAATCTCTTGGAAGGACTCCGAAAGTAGATCTTTCAGATCCGGATCATGAGATCTTCGTTGAGATGAGGCAGAACCGGGCATATGTATTCACTGATACTGTGAAAGGCGTTGGAGGATTGCCTCTCGGGACGCAGGGCAAGATGATCGTATTGATGTCCGGTGGCATTGATTCTCCGGTCGCAGCCTGGCTCATGATGAGGCGTGGTGTAAAGATCATTCCTGTTTATGCCAACAATGCACCGTTCTCCGATGACAGGGCTCTTGACAGGGCGGTGAAATGTGTGGAAGTCTTACAGAGGTGGTCTCCTGCAGATCCTATCAAGATGTACGATGTTCCTCATGGAAGCAACCTTGATACCTTCCTTACTCTCTGTAATAAAAAGAATACCTGCCTTCTCTGCAAGCGTACCATGTATCGCATGGCATACGAGATCATGAAAAAAGAAGGTGCTGATGGTATTATTACCGGTTCTTCCATCGGTCAGGTAGCTTCACAGACAGCCCCTAATATGCATGCTGAGATATATGGACTTGGAATTCCATTGTATCATCCATTGATCGGACTTGACAAGACCGAGATCATAGATCTTGCAAGGCGTATTGGTACCTATGATATTTCTATTATGCCAACATCCGGATGTGGTGCGGTTCCTGATCACCCCGAGATCAACGCAAAGTTTGATCTGATAGTAAGGGAAGAAGAAAAGCTTGATATTGAGGATATGGTGCAGGAAGCTGTTACGAATGCAAAGTCCTTCTTTGTAAAGGAGAAGTGA
- a CDS encoding HVO_2753 family zinc finger protein produces the protein MAKVEQCTSCGVRLVETGFTRFPCPSCDTELGRCTKCRQQSNPYKCPKCGFVGP, from the coding sequence ATGGCAAAAGTTGAACAATGCACATCATGTGGAGTTCGCCTTGTCGAGACGGGATTCACAAGATTCCCTTGCCCGTCATGCGACACCGAGCTCGGAAGATGTACCAAGTGCAGACAACAGAGCAACCCATACAAGTGCCCTAAATGCGGCTTTGTAGGACCCTGA
- a CDS encoding amino acid kinase, which translates to MKVVLKIGGSLMKQADTLLNAVSSHFNDRERKVKIVVVPGGGIFANAIREAGRTYSLSDEASHWMAITAMEQYAYLLNDRTDLPLIDDTEQIPDGVSILLPYRLLKDTDELEHSWDVTSDTIAAWVAQRIGAMLVKATDVNGVLNGDELIEEISARELEIMGETCTDRILPKILDTYRMDCTIINGTYPERVVAAIERKPVKGTHIKGNI; encoded by the coding sequence ATGAAAGTGGTCCTGAAGATAGGCGGCAGCCTGATGAAGCAGGCAGACACCCTGCTTAATGCAGTATCATCTCACTTCAACGACAGGGAAAGAAAAGTGAAGATAGTCGTTGTGCCGGGAGGAGGGATCTTTGCCAATGCCATCAGAGAGGCTGGCAGGACATATTCACTAAGTGATGAGGCTTCCCACTGGATGGCAATTACTGCAATGGAGCAATACGCATACCTTCTCAATGACAGGACCGACCTTCCCTTGATAGATGATACGGAGCAAATTCCGGACGGAGTTTCCATCCTGCTTCCATACCGGCTTCTCAAGGACACTGATGAGCTTGAACATTCATGGGACGTTACCTCAGACACAATTGCCGCCTGGGTAGCACAACGAATTGGTGCCATGCTTGTCAAGGCTACCGATGTTAATGGTGTCCTGAACGGAGATGAACTGATAGAAGAGATCTCTGCCCGGGAACTAGAGATCATGGGAGAAACGTGTACGGACCGCATACTGCCGAAAATACTGGACACCTATCGCATGGACTGTACCATAATAAACGGAACTTACCCGGAAAGGGTCGTTGCTGCTATCGAAAGAAAGCCTGTAAAGGGAACGCACATCAAGGGGAATATTTAA